From the Paenibacillus sp. MMS20-IR301 genome, the window TGGGCCGAGGGTACAGGAAAGAAAACCACAGTTTTTTTCAAAAACCGGCTTCATTATTACGTTCCTGAATATAAAAGAATCCTTGCAAACCGGAATTTAAAGATAGAAGCGCAGTCGCAAAAATGCGACAGCTTTCATAACAGGCCTACAGTCCGGCGACCGGAATCCGTACCGGGCCCGCGGGCAGTGCTTAAGACCAGGGAATGATAATCCTCAAATGCTGCAGCTGCACGTGGCGGTGCAGAAGTGCGAAGGATTCAGAAGTGCAGAATGGGGCTTATTGATGTGACGGAATTGTGAAAAACCTTTGCCGGGCATTTTTGCAACAGAATCTGAAGCCGGCAAAAAGGCACCTCCGTCCGCTCAGGAACGAATGTGCCTTTTGATTTTTATATATTCCGGTATTCATTCGGGGAGCATCCGCAGATTGCATTGAACTTTTTATAGAAAAAGCTGACATTCTCATAACCGACATAATTGGCGATTTCCGTAACATTCATCGTGCTGTTGATCAACAGGGTTTTGGCAAACCGGATCTTTTGCTGATGCAGCAGTGCGATGAAGGACATGCCGGTGTATTTTTTCAGCTGGGCAGACAGATAATTGGCGTTGGTATTGAAGTAAGCGGCGGTAGAGTTCAGAGTACAGGTTCTGTAATTCTCCTCTATATATCTAAGGACAGGGACGATGGGATTGGTCTTGAGTCGGCTTCCCTCCCTGGTCAAATCCGTCTCATAAATATGAATTAATTCCATCATAATCAGCGAGAACAACGAATCCAGCATTTCTGTAGAGCGCACTGACGGATCAAACCACTCGCAGAAAAACTCATTCATGAAGATCGGCAGCCGCCTGCTGTTCTCTGAGCGGAACAGGATGAAGCTGTCATGGGCATTGCCCTCGGTAATCGAGTTAATAAAAAAACTGGACAACGGACTGTCTGACGCCAGCCGGTTAAAGAAGCTGCTGTTGAAATACTCCTTGCGCATAATAATATTGATAAGGATATCCGACTCGCCCAGGGGCTCTATCGTATGCACCGTATCTGAATCCACGAGCAGAATCTGACCCTTGTGCAGAGAATACAGATTGTTGTTGATGATCTGCCTGCAGCTCCCGTCATACATATAATTAATTTCGACCCAATCATGAATATGCAGCGGATAGGACCGGAAACGGGAATGCTTCTTCACCACAATATCCAGCGGATTCGAGAATACCTCCGAGAAATGCCCGAAATGCAGTAAGGCCACCCGCTTCTTTCCCTTGAACAGATACAGAAACTGCTGCGGGTTAGGAGGAGAGATTCCCTGGCGGTACAGCTGCTCATGTTCTGTCACAGCGCGCAGTCTTTCATCCAAATCTTCCGGCGTCATGCGGAATGCCCCCTCCTCATACTTTGGATCATTATAACATAACAGGGCCGCCCCCAAGAGATCCGGGACAG encodes:
- a CDS encoding AraC family transcriptional regulator — translated: MTPEDLDERLRAVTEHEQLYRQGISPPNPQQFLYLFKGKKRVALLHFGHFSEVFSNPLDIVVKKHSRFRSYPLHIHDWVEINYMYDGSCRQIINNNLYSLHKGQILLVDSDTVHTIEPLGESDILINIIMRKEYFNSSFFNRLASDSPLSSFFINSITEGNAHDSFILFRSENSRRLPIFMNEFFCEWFDPSVRSTEMLDSLFSLIMMELIHIYETDLTREGSRLKTNPIVPVLRYIEENYRTCTLNSTAAYFNTNANYLSAQLKKYTGMSFIALLHQQKIRFAKTLLINSTMNVTEIANYVGYENVSFFYKKFNAICGCSPNEYRNI